The Bacteroidales bacterium genome includes a region encoding these proteins:
- a CDS encoding toxin-antitoxin system YwqK family antitoxin: protein MIKYSVFLFLSFTMVLTACTQNITVSIDAIETKDNIAYLKGSDLPFTGKAMAYFPDGKPSLEISYVNGKETGISRIWYANGNLRTESEMFEGKIHGKYIEYYENGKIAAEVTYDNDYMNGPCTRYYENGKIKEQGQYEHCREHGWWIYYFENGQKQAEGEYDRANKVGEWKEWDEKGQLKTPNSEKSIGPKS, encoded by the coding sequence ATGATCAAATATAGTGTTTTTCTATTCCTGTCTTTTACAATGGTGTTGACTGCATGTACTCAAAACATTACCGTAAGTATTGATGCTATAGAAACCAAAGATAATATTGCATACCTCAAAGGGTCTGATCTACCTTTTACAGGAAAAGCAATGGCTTATTTTCCAGATGGGAAACCATCATTAGAGATAAGTTATGTTAATGGGAAAGAGACCGGTATAAGTAGAATATGGTATGCCAATGGAAATTTGCGAACTGAAAGCGAAATGTTTGAAGGAAAAATTCATGGTAAATACATTGAATACTATGAAAATGGTAAAATAGCAGCTGAAGTTACTTACGATAACGACTATATGAATGGACCTTGTACACGCTATTACGAAAATGGAAAGATAAAAGAACAAGGACAATATGAACATTGTAGAGAACACGGATGGTGGATTTATTATTTTGAGAATGGTCAAAAGCAAGCAGAGGGAGAATATGATCGTGCAAATAAAGTTGGAGAATGGAAAGAGTGGGATGAAAAAGGTCAACTAAAAACTCCAAACTCTGAAAAGTCAATAGGTCCAAAATCTTAA